A window of Fodinibius salinus contains these coding sequences:
- a CDS encoding ABC transporter permease, whose product MNFEWYLAKRYFKGKRRGSRFLSFIKTMAITGVAVGSAGLLIALSVVHGFKSVIDNKVLGFAPHVTVSTFNGTPIAEADTLLEDINKHLEIARAQPVVQQQTMIQSSSDVTGAMFKGVAQSGDVTDIRNYIHKGAYDLSTDSSGLPGMVLGADLAKSLGVNINSVITAYTIEGLPSPLNSPNIKQFRLAGIYKTGVSQFDNILALVDRPHAQQLFDLPESTVSQIEIRLKDQSKIKTFGQTLHDDLGYPYFTETIYNRYGSIFAWVNLQEETIPFVISVMIIVAAFNLIGTVLMMVLERTRDIGILKTMGASDKSIRGIFLLEGVFVAVLGLAIGIALSLIFAWLQSTYQIIPLSQENYYMAYAPVEPHMLDFFLVTGVTLLLCALASWLPARIASKTDPLKIIAYGR is encoded by the coding sequence ATGAACTTCGAATGGTATTTAGCCAAACGGTATTTTAAGGGTAAGCGGAGGGGGTCTCGTTTTTTATCCTTCATTAAAACCATGGCCATTACCGGTGTTGCCGTAGGATCGGCGGGGCTACTGATTGCCCTCTCAGTTGTTCACGGTTTTAAATCCGTTATCGATAATAAAGTGCTTGGCTTTGCTCCTCATGTTACCGTTTCTACCTTCAACGGGACTCCCATTGCAGAAGCCGACACACTTCTTGAAGATATTAATAAGCATCTTGAAATAGCCCGGGCACAGCCTGTTGTACAACAACAAACCATGATACAGTCCTCCTCTGATGTGACTGGTGCCATGTTCAAAGGCGTGGCCCAAAGCGGTGATGTAACGGATATAAGGAATTATATCCATAAAGGAGCATATGACCTTTCTACTGATAGTAGTGGTCTGCCGGGGATGGTATTGGGGGCTGACCTTGCCAAAAGCTTGGGAGTCAACATTAACTCAGTTATCACAGCCTATACTATTGAAGGACTGCCCAGTCCGCTGAACTCTCCTAATATCAAGCAATTTCGGTTGGCAGGCATTTACAAAACTGGTGTCAGCCAGTTTGATAATATCCTCGCGCTCGTCGATCGCCCTCATGCACAACAACTTTTTGACTTGCCTGAATCTACTGTTTCGCAAATCGAAATACGACTAAAGGACCAGTCAAAAATTAAAACATTCGGGCAAACACTACATGATGACCTGGGTTATCCCTACTTTACAGAAACAATATATAATCGTTATGGAAGCATCTTCGCCTGGGTAAATCTGCAAGAGGAAACTATTCCCTTCGTCATCAGCGTAATGATTATCGTTGCCGCTTTTAATCTTATTGGTACCGTGCTAATGATGGTACTGGAGCGCACACGTGATATTGGCATCCTAAAAACGATGGGCGCTAGCGACAAAAGTATACGTGGCATATTTTTGCTAGAGGGAGTTTTTGTAGCTGTATTGGGGCTGGCCATTGGCATCGCACTCTCCCTTATTTTTGCCTGGCTGCAATCCACTTATCAAATAATACCTCTTTCGCAGGAAAACTATTACATGGCTTACGCCCCTGTTGAACCACATATGCTCGATTTCTTTCTTGTAACCGGCGTAACACTGCTGCTCTGTGCCCTTGCCTCGTGGCTCCCTGCCCGCATCGCTTCTAAGACAGATCCGCTTAAAATTATCGCCTACGGACGGTAA
- a CDS encoding tRNA-queuosine alpha-mannosyltransferase domain-containing protein, producing the protein MNILAVEPFYSGSHKAFLQGLERHSQHNIIPVNLSYKGKKWQMHGNSVALAGMTQEIPDDIDLLLVSSMTNLPAFLSLTNPRFADVPKVMYMHENQFTQPMPEGEERDLTYCYLNYLSMLSADRLIFSSNFHRDDFLEALPEFLQHHPDDKHYYPVDKIAQKSIVLYPGLDLHRFDELPDQQQSNDNPVIVWNQRWQFDRNPAMFFRVLNRLNDIDLTFDLILAGDTQHEKPEEFEKAWERYGQHITHFGYVENKENYSRLLHSGDIVVSTATYEFFCVAIMEAIYCGCHPLVPNRLHYPELIPENQHKPLLHAPVLYDTEDDLFHYLKDLLTNETKPLPNDSLQNINKHLDWSNRIEAFDAMFEECRDIEIKSALS; encoded by the coding sequence ATGAATATTCTGGCGGTAGAGCCATTTTACAGCGGATCACACAAAGCTTTTTTACAGGGGTTAGAAAGACATTCCCAGCATAATATTATTCCTGTAAACCTGAGCTATAAGGGCAAGAAATGGCAGATGCACGGCAATTCTGTGGCGCTGGCTGGTATGACGCAAGAAATTCCCGATGATATTGATCTGTTGCTGGTGAGCAGTATGACAAACCTGCCTGCTTTTCTATCGCTGACGAACCCCCGCTTTGCCGATGTGCCCAAAGTGATGTATATGCACGAAAATCAGTTTACGCAGCCTATGCCTGAAGGGGAGGAGCGTGATTTAACCTATTGCTACCTTAACTATTTGAGTATGCTCTCGGCTGATCGCCTGATTTTTTCCTCTAATTTTCATCGTGATGATTTTTTGGAAGCCCTTCCTGAATTTTTACAACATCATCCCGATGACAAGCATTACTATCCGGTGGATAAAATTGCCCAAAAAAGCATCGTGCTGTATCCGGGACTGGATTTGCATCGTTTTGATGAGCTGCCTGACCAGCAGCAGTCCAATGATAATCCAGTTATTGTGTGGAATCAACGCTGGCAGTTCGATCGTAATCCTGCCATGTTCTTTCGTGTACTCAACCGGCTTAATGATATTGATCTTACTTTTGATCTTATTTTGGCCGGTGATACGCAACACGAGAAGCCTGAAGAGTTTGAAAAGGCGTGGGAGCGATACGGGCAACATATTACGCATTTTGGTTATGTGGAAAACAAAGAAAATTACAGCCGACTACTACATAGCGGTGATATTGTAGTATCGACAGCTACTTATGAGTTTTTCTGTGTGGCCATCATGGAGGCTATATACTGTGGTTGTCACCCGTTGGTACCCAACCGATTACATTATCCGGAGTTAATTCCTGAAAACCAGCACAAACCCTTGCTTCATGCACCGGTGTTGTATGATACCGAAGATGACCTGTTCCATTACCTTAAAGATCTGCTGACTAATGAAACAAAACCACTTCCCAACGATTCGCTGCAAAATATCAACAAACATCTAGATTGGTCGAATCGTATTGAAGCTTTTGATGCCATGTTTGAGGAGTGTAGGGATATAGAGATCAAGTCAGCGTTGTCGTAG
- the mutL gene encoding DNA mismatch repair endonuclease MutL, whose amino-acid sequence MTQETDSSDSIIQPLPPEISNKIAAGEVIQRPSSVVKELLDNAIDAGADELKIIIQNAGRTLIQVVDNGCGMGKEDITLCFEQHATSKIKDMDDLFRVRTLGFRGEAMASIASVSQVTLKTKRPDADMGYKYEIWGGEEKSFEPAAVEDGTSVAVRNLFYNVRARRQFLKTDATEFRHILKTVQQAALANPDLGFKLEADGDIIYDLPKEQSMKDRITAMFGKSYKASLISFREETSYLTVHGILADPKLTKRSRGEQFLFVNGRPIQHRYLTYIILDIYDTWTGDKDYPFYAIFLEVDPKQVDVNVHPAKEEVKFEDEQSIIKLTKSVVKRRLNEEFMVPDVSDQEEQDSASPASRGFSSNFNFGGHKNRQSNKDKPVKFPSRINYDRSGDSSNRDQSDFSQQLYSNVGGQSQKESSKSDQETEGRPQQIQNRGFWQLHDRYILTQTRSGLCMIDQHAAHKRIIYEKALSATEAAIPSTQQLLFAQTVDFSASRFSLLKELHPIIQRMGFNVQLMSGNTAMVSGVPADIDIGNEQSVLKAMLQQYHELEGKVELDERKKLAIAFAAKTAIPKGKKLTDMEMENLLDQLFACDEPYKDPLDKPTLEYIPLEDIEAKFR is encoded by the coding sequence TTGACCCAGGAAACAGATTCATCAGATTCTATCATTCAGCCGCTTCCCCCGGAAATTTCAAATAAAATTGCTGCCGGTGAGGTCATTCAGCGTCCCAGTTCGGTGGTTAAAGAATTGTTAGATAACGCTATTGATGCTGGTGCAGATGAGCTGAAGATTATCATCCAAAATGCAGGACGAACGCTTATACAAGTAGTTGATAATGGTTGCGGAATGGGCAAGGAGGATATCACGCTTTGCTTTGAACAACATGCAACTTCGAAGATTAAGGATATGGATGATCTTTTTCGCGTGCGAACGCTGGGCTTTCGGGGTGAAGCAATGGCATCTATTGCATCCGTCTCACAAGTTACACTTAAGACCAAACGTCCCGATGCCGATATGGGATACAAGTATGAGATTTGGGGCGGCGAAGAAAAATCCTTTGAGCCGGCAGCTGTTGAAGACGGGACTTCGGTAGCGGTACGAAATTTGTTTTACAACGTCAGGGCACGACGCCAGTTTCTAAAAACGGATGCTACGGAATTTCGGCATATCCTAAAGACGGTGCAGCAAGCAGCATTGGCAAATCCTGATTTGGGATTTAAACTTGAAGCTGATGGTGATATTATCTACGACCTGCCCAAAGAGCAGTCTATGAAAGATCGTATTACGGCTATGTTTGGCAAGAGCTACAAAGCCAGTCTTATCAGTTTTAGGGAAGAAACCAGCTACCTGACAGTGCATGGTATTTTGGCTGATCCCAAGCTGACAAAACGCAGCCGCGGAGAGCAGTTTTTGTTTGTGAATGGTCGTCCTATTCAGCACCGTTATTTGACCTACATTATTTTGGATATCTATGATACATGGACGGGCGACAAGGACTATCCTTTTTATGCCATCTTTTTAGAAGTAGATCCCAAGCAGGTTGATGTGAATGTTCACCCCGCTAAAGAAGAGGTAAAATTCGAGGATGAGCAAAGTATTATTAAGCTGACTAAATCAGTGGTGAAGAGAAGGCTCAACGAGGAGTTTATGGTACCTGATGTGTCGGATCAAGAAGAGCAGGATAGCGCATCACCGGCATCGCGTGGGTTTTCATCAAACTTTAATTTTGGAGGACACAAGAACAGACAGTCCAACAAAGATAAACCGGTAAAGTTTCCGTCCCGTATTAATTATGATCGATCCGGGGATTCATCGAACCGTGATCAGAGTGATTTTTCTCAGCAACTTTACAGTAACGTTGGCGGCCAATCCCAAAAAGAATCTTCAAAATCTGATCAGGAAACTGAGGGTCGTCCACAGCAAATTCAAAACCGAGGTTTTTGGCAACTGCACGATCGCTATATTTTGACACAGACACGGTCGGGATTGTGTATGATCGATCAGCATGCGGCCCACAAGCGTATTATCTATGAAAAGGCTCTCAGCGCTACCGAGGCCGCCATCCCAAGTACGCAACAGCTGTTGTTTGCACAAACTGTTGATTTTTCTGCTTCCAGATTTTCACTGCTTAAAGAACTTCATCCCATCATTCAGCGTATGGGATTTAATGTGCAGTTAATGAGTGGAAATACTGCGATGGTTAGTGGAGTACCGGCAGATATCGATATTGGTAATGAACAGTCGGTATTAAAAGCTATGCTGCAGCAGTATCACGAATTGGAAGGCAAGGTAGAACTCGATGAGCGTAAAAAGTTAGCTATTGCTTTTGCAGCTAAAACGGCAATACCCAAAGGGAAAAAGCTTACGGATATGGAGATGGAAAATTTGCTTGATCAGCTTTTTGCCTGTGATGAGCCTTATAAAGATCCACTGGACAAACCCACGTTAGAGTATATCCCTCTTGAAGATATTGAAGCGAAATTTCGTTAA
- the icd gene encoding NADP-dependent isocitrate dehydrogenase — MSYDKITPPENGTKITVNADGSLNVSDNPIIPFIQGDGIGIDITPTMRNVLDSAIEKAYDGKKKIEWFEIYAGEKAVDFYGEGQWLPEDTLNAIEDYKVAIKGPLTTPVGGGIRSLNVAIRQQKDLFACVRPVKYYNGTPSPVKHPEKTDMVIFRENTEDIYAGIEYQTGTPENDKLKNFLIDDMGVDQIRFPDTTSLGIKPISEEGTKRLVRSAINYAIEEGRDSVTLVHKGNIMKFTEGSFKDWGYEVAREEFDAEVIGEGPWCKLPNGIVVKDAIADAFLQQILTRPDEYDVIATMNLNGDYVSDALAACVGGIGIAPGANINYNTGLAVFEATHGTAPKYTGQDKVNPGSLILSAVIMLNYMGWTEAADLIEKGIEASITKKRVTYDFERLMDDATLLKCSEFGEEIIKNM; from the coding sequence ATGAGTTACGATAAAATTACGCCTCCCGAAAACGGGACCAAAATTACAGTAAATGCTGACGGCTCTTTGAATGTCAGTGATAATCCCATTATCCCTTTCATCCAAGGTGATGGTATTGGTATTGATATCACGCCCACAATGCGCAATGTGCTGGACAGTGCTATTGAAAAAGCCTACGACGGTAAAAAGAAAATTGAATGGTTCGAAATTTATGCCGGAGAAAAAGCCGTTGATTTTTATGGCGAAGGCCAATGGCTGCCCGAGGATACACTAAATGCTATTGAGGATTATAAAGTAGCAATTAAAGGTCCATTAACAACTCCTGTAGGTGGCGGCATTCGCTCATTGAATGTAGCTATCCGACAGCAAAAAGATCTGTTTGCCTGTGTCCGTCCCGTTAAATATTACAACGGAACACCCAGTCCGGTAAAACATCCGGAAAAAACGGATATGGTAATCTTCCGCGAAAATACTGAAGATATTTATGCCGGTATTGAATATCAGACAGGTACCCCGGAAAATGATAAGCTTAAAAACTTTTTGATTGATGATATGGGTGTTGATCAGATACGATTCCCTGACACCACCTCCCTGGGTATAAAACCTATTTCTGAAGAAGGCACTAAGCGCCTGGTTCGATCAGCCATTAATTATGCTATCGAAGAAGGACGCGACAGTGTCACGCTGGTCCATAAAGGAAACATCATGAAATTTACTGAAGGCAGCTTTAAGGACTGGGGTTATGAAGTAGCTCGCGAAGAGTTTGATGCCGAAGTAATTGGCGAAGGCCCTTGGTGCAAACTGCCAAATGGTATAGTAGTCAAAGATGCTATCGCAGATGCCTTCTTGCAGCAGATCTTAACGCGTCCTGATGAATATGACGTAATTGCTACGATGAATCTCAACGGCGATTATGTTTCTGATGCGCTGGCTGCTTGCGTAGGTGGTATAGGTATTGCCCCGGGAGCAAACATCAACTATAATACCGGTCTCGCTGTTTTTGAAGCAACGCACGGTACCGCTCCAAAATATACCGGTCAGGATAAGGTTAACCCTGGATCATTAATTCTTTCGGCCGTAATTATGCTCAACTATATGGGCTGGACTGAAGCTGCCGACCTTATTGAAAAAGGTATTGAAGCTTCGATCACTAAAAAACGAGTGACCTACGATTTTGAGCGGCTGATGGATGATGCAACACTTCTGAAGTGCTCAGAATTTGGCGAAGAAATTATAAAGAATATGTAA
- a CDS encoding trypsin-like peptidase domain-containing protein: MKKRDRYLTGILLVLIGIIIGTLMAYYQQQNSVNDQAEVDVTEVKHSDRPIFSDEQLAKIDDRFLFKQISERVKPTVVYIEASVPFSGRRMPDDEIHNDEDGFWGDMIPKRAQTVGSGVIISSDGYILTNNHVIDGAVDDQIEVTLNDKRTFKGRIVGQDPTTDLAVLKIGAKNLPVVTIGNSDKVDVGEWVLAIGNPFRLRSTVTAGIVSALSRDVQIINDRMRVESFIQTDAAINKGNSGGALVNTGGELIGVNTAIASQSGNYQGYGFAVPSNLAAKVAEDLIEYGKVRRALLGVTIRSVNAATAKELQMDEIRGVQITGVSPNGAAEKAQLQADDVVLSIDGEKVSESNQLQQKVAVKHPGDIVELQIYRDGKVFTQNVELGMLESTEELASYSRQEEPEQGNGAEQKQAVQFATFEMGFRVMAVRSAPGSSIFNLIISDIRSGSPIADTGLREGFRILKVQNQKVEDLESLQDILGEITQKNELVSFTVETRNGRQKTVTFQP, encoded by the coding sequence ATGAAGAAACGAGATCGGTATTTAACCGGCATACTGTTAGTTCTTATCGGGATTATTATTGGCACCCTGATGGCCTATTATCAGCAGCAAAATAGTGTTAATGATCAGGCCGAGGTAGATGTAACTGAGGTAAAACACAGCGATCGACCCATTTTTTCGGATGAGCAGCTGGCGAAAATAGATGACCGGTTTTTGTTTAAACAAATTTCTGAGCGGGTGAAGCCCACAGTAGTTTATATCGAAGCTTCTGTGCCGTTTTCTGGCCGGCGGATGCCCGATGATGAAATTCATAACGATGAGGACGGTTTTTGGGGAGATATGATTCCAAAGCGTGCTCAAACCGTTGGGTCTGGAGTAATTATCAGCAGCGATGGTTATATTTTAACAAACAATCACGTTATTGACGGTGCTGTTGATGATCAAATTGAGGTTACTCTGAATGACAAGCGTACCTTCAAGGGACGTATTGTAGGGCAGGACCCTACCACTGATTTAGCTGTGCTAAAAATAGGCGCAAAAAATCTCCCTGTTGTTACAATCGGTAATTCTGATAAGGTAGATGTGGGAGAATGGGTGCTGGCAATCGGCAACCCGTTTCGCTTACGCTCTACCGTAACGGCAGGAATTGTAAGTGCACTCAGCAGAGATGTACAGATTATCAATGACCGTATGCGCGTAGAAAGTTTTATCCAAACTGATGCCGCTATTAACAAAGGGAACAGTGGTGGGGCATTGGTCAATACCGGTGGTGAATTAATTGGCGTAAATACGGCTATCGCATCCCAAAGTGGAAATTACCAAGGGTATGGATTTGCTGTACCATCGAATTTAGCAGCTAAAGTCGCCGAAGATTTAATAGAATACGGAAAGGTACGGCGTGCATTGCTTGGCGTTACCATACGCAGCGTAAATGCTGCTACGGCAAAAGAGTTGCAAATGGATGAAATTAGGGGGGTTCAAATTACGGGGGTTTCTCCTAATGGAGCTGCTGAAAAAGCACAATTACAGGCTGATGATGTAGTTCTTAGTATTGACGGGGAAAAGGTAAGCGAATCGAATCAGCTGCAGCAAAAAGTAGCCGTCAAACATCCGGGAGATATTGTGGAGTTACAGATATATCGTGATGGAAAGGTATTTACTCAAAATGTAGAATTGGGGATGCTTGAATCCACAGAAGAGCTTGCCAGTTACAGCCGGCAAGAGGAACCCGAACAAGGGAATGGTGCGGAACAAAAACAGGCCGTACAGTTTGCTACTTTTGAAATGGGATTTCGCGTGATGGCTGTTCGCAGTGCTCCCGGAAGTTCCATATTCAATTTAATTATAAGTGATATTCGCTCAGGATCGCCCATTGCAGATACAGGTTTACGAGAGGGGTTTCGAATCCTGAAGGTTCAGAATCAAAAAGTTGAAGATTTGGAATCTTTACAGGATATTTTGGGAGAAATAACACAAAAGAATGAATTGGTATCGTTTACGGTAGAAACAAGAAACGGCCGTCAAAAAACAGTTACTTTTCAACCTTAA
- the recO gene encoding DNA repair protein RecO, with translation MIAHTEAVIFRSVDYQESSKIVTMFTKEHGKIALIAHGAKKPKSKFSGLIEVGNILEVVYYFKASRSVQILSEASYLLKNKNLRIDFEKMATMTSAVELISQLLHENEVNVPLFDFTKNMLQWLNTADIHPPQLFPYIQIRLAALTGIGLQLNAQQSAKGPHYLNIESGLVTDSNISSYSYKLTDTQYRYINIALHAKSSVLFDLHFELGELKNLIDHLDRYLKYHVEGLKNRKSDAVFEQILQE, from the coding sequence ATGATTGCCCATACCGAAGCTGTAATTTTCCGATCGGTTGATTACCAGGAATCCAGCAAAATAGTGACCATGTTCACCAAAGAGCATGGCAAAATCGCGCTTATAGCTCATGGTGCCAAAAAACCGAAAAGTAAATTTTCGGGATTGATAGAGGTGGGAAATATACTGGAAGTCGTGTACTACTTTAAGGCGTCCCGGTCGGTACAGATATTGTCGGAAGCCAGCTATCTTCTCAAGAATAAAAATCTCCGCATTGATTTTGAAAAGATGGCAACAATGACATCGGCCGTTGAGCTAATCAGTCAGCTTCTACACGAAAATGAGGTGAACGTTCCGCTCTTTGACTTTACCAAAAACATGTTACAGTGGCTTAATACGGCTGATATTCATCCGCCACAATTGTTCCCCTATATACAAATTCGACTGGCTGCCCTTACAGGTATTGGACTTCAGTTAAATGCACAACAATCAGCAAAAGGACCGCATTATTTGAATATAGAATCGGGATTGGTTACGGATTCTAATATATCTTCATATTCATATAAACTTACCGATACTCAATATCGTTATATTAATATAGCATTACATGCTAAAAGTTCAGTATTATTTGATTTACATTTTGAACTGGGGGAACTAAAAAACTTGATTGATCATTTGGACCGGTATTTGAAGTACCATGTTGAGGGATTAAAGAATCGAAAATCTGACGCGGTCTTTGAACAAATATTGCAGGAGTAA
- a CDS encoding RNA polymerase sigma factor, with protein sequence MKFEQSKHISKKYKQLEDKDLVRFYRQNGDEQAFSELMNRHQNKIYSYIYSMVGGAGKADDIFQETFTKVITKMDDTYNEQGKWIAWVMRIAHNATIDYIRKQKRFADVNGGYDEDSKDDYFDRLPDEDHIDAQEQIERDEAKSSLMKHIGELSKEQRQVVMLRHYYEMPFKEIAELTDVSINTALGRMRYALINLRKLFEKEKEKEEQNYAAK encoded by the coding sequence ATGAAGTTCGAACAGTCAAAACATATCAGCAAGAAGTACAAGCAACTGGAAGATAAGGATCTGGTTCGTTTTTATCGTCAGAATGGAGATGAACAGGCTTTTAGTGAGCTCATGAACCGTCATCAGAACAAGATATACTCATATATTTACAGTATGGTGGGTGGTGCCGGCAAGGCTGACGATATTTTTCAGGAGACTTTTACAAAGGTGATCACCAAGATGGACGATACGTATAATGAGCAGGGTAAATGGATTGCCTGGGTTATGCGTATCGCTCATAATGCAACAATTGATTATATAAGGAAACAAAAACGATTTGCGGACGTTAATGGAGGCTATGACGAAGATTCAAAGGATGATTACTTTGATCGGCTACCTGATGAAGATCATATAGATGCTCAGGAACAGATTGAAAGAGACGAAGCAAAAAGTAGCCTCATGAAACATATTGGTGAGCTTTCAAAAGAACAGCGGCAAGTTGTAATGCTGCGCCACTATTATGAGATGCCGTTCAAAGAAATTGCAGAATTAACCGATGTTTCAATTAATACTGCACTAGGACGCATGCGATATGCGTTAATAAATCTTCGAAAACTTTTTGAAAAAGAAAAAGAGAAAGAAGAACAAAATTATGCAGCAAAGTGA
- the uvrC gene encoding excinuclease ABC subunit UvrC, which translates to MSNSDSPQVDVKEKVDHLPLSPGVYMFKDSKDRLLYIGKAKRLRNRVRSYFQDSGAHDGRIRVMIKKIDDLEVIVTDSEAEALILENNLIKKHQPRYNVMYRDDKTYPYICVTNDNRPRVYPTRTVINDGSKYFGPYDSVKHMKRMLETIRKAFGLCTCAVSRKNVNRTKGAPKWHSCFDDYLESCSGDWDLEEYQATIHKVERMLNGRTDALISDLKDEMSIASDALAYEKAARIRDSLQAVQKYSRKMKMVTDKKVDRDLFAVKVDEEISEACGVLFKVREGKLISKFHRFLKNIDHLDKGGMLQSFVEDYYTGSRELGRGIIPDEVYVSDELKNDEPLREYLQQERGKKVRVHRPQRGEKAKMIRMALSNAKLLLGERKLEKEKAAKQRIPHSVKELKEQLNLQRLPRRIECFDNSNLQGSDPVASMVCFVDARTRKSEYKRFHIKTVEGPDDFASMKEVLSRRYKRVMDEEQQIPDLIVVDGGKGQLSSAVEALKEIGFYGECEIVGLAKRLEEVFVPGKPKPIMIPKKSSALKLLQQVRDEAHRFAVEFHRKKRSKRTIQTELTQISGIGDKTAKQLLSTFGSVSSVRETSLNDLQDEIGNKTGQKVFSYFHKDEEE; encoded by the coding sequence ATGAGTAATTCGGATAGTCCCCAAGTTGATGTCAAAGAAAAAGTTGACCATCTGCCGCTTTCACCCGGGGTTTATATGTTTAAGGACAGTAAAGATCGACTGCTGTATATCGGCAAAGCCAAGCGATTACGCAACAGGGTACGCTCCTACTTTCAGGATTCTGGTGCACATGATGGACGCATCCGTGTGATGATCAAAAAAATTGACGATCTGGAAGTGATTGTCACTGATTCGGAGGCCGAAGCACTTATCCTCGAAAATAATCTGATCAAAAAGCATCAGCCGCGCTATAACGTGATGTATCGGGATGACAAAACGTACCCATATATTTGTGTGACCAATGACAATCGTCCGCGCGTATATCCCACTAGAACGGTCATCAACGACGGCAGTAAGTATTTTGGACCGTACGATAGTGTTAAACACATGAAGCGGATGCTCGAGACTATTCGTAAAGCCTTTGGGTTGTGTACCTGTGCGGTATCGCGTAAAAATGTGAACCGTACAAAAGGCGCGCCCAAGTGGCACTCTTGCTTTGATGATTACTTGGAAAGCTGCTCTGGTGACTGGGATCTTGAAGAATATCAGGCGACCATTCATAAGGTAGAACGCATGCTTAATGGCCGGACTGATGCTTTGATCAGTGACTTAAAAGATGAAATGTCGATTGCTTCGGATGCGTTGGCTTATGAAAAGGCTGCTCGTATTCGGGATAGCCTACAGGCCGTTCAGAAATATAGTCGCAAGATGAAGATGGTAACGGATAAAAAAGTAGATCGGGATCTATTTGCCGTAAAAGTAGATGAGGAAATTTCGGAAGCCTGCGGTGTTTTGTTTAAAGTGCGTGAAGGCAAGCTAATTAGTAAATTTCACCGTTTTCTAAAAAACATTGACCATCTCGATAAAGGAGGGATGCTGCAGTCATTTGTAGAAGATTATTATACAGGATCCCGAGAACTCGGGAGAGGAATCATACCCGATGAGGTTTATGTAAGTGATGAACTTAAAAACGACGAGCCGTTGCGTGAGTACCTGCAGCAAGAACGCGGCAAGAAAGTGCGGGTGCACCGTCCACAGCGCGGCGAAAAAGCCAAGATGATTCGAATGGCGCTTTCCAACGCTAAGCTATTGCTGGGAGAACGGAAACTTGAAAAAGAAAAAGCTGCCAAGCAGCGGATTCCCCATTCCGTAAAAGAACTAAAAGAACAGCTCAATCTGCAGCGGTTGCCCAGACGCATTGAGTGTTTTGATAATTCCAACTTACAAGGGTCGGATCCTGTAGCCTCAATGGTGTGCTTTGTGGATGCACGAACCCGCAAGAGCGAATATAAACGGTTCCATATTAAAACCGTAGAGGGTCCGGACGATTTTGCATCAATGAAAGAGGTACTTAGCCGTCGTTACAAACGAGTGATGGATGAAGAACAGCAAATTCCGGATTTAATTGTTGTAGATGGCGGTAAAGGTCAGCTCAGCAGTGCCGTTGAAGCACTCAAGGAGATTGGATTTTATGGAGAGTGTGAAATCGTAGGACTGGCAAAACGACTGGAAGAAGTTTTTGTGCCAGGTAAGCCAAAGCCGATTATGATTCCCAAAAAGTCATCAGCACTGAAGTTATTACAACAGGTTCGGGATGAAGCACATCGTTTCGCTGTAGAATTCCATCGAAAAAAACGCTCAAAACGAACGATACAAACAGAACTCACGCAGATTTCTGGAATCGGTGATAAAACGGCAAAACAGTTGTTAAGCACTTTTGGATCGGTAAGTAGCGTTAGGGAGACGTCGTTAAATGATTTACAAGATGAAATAGGAAATAAAACTGGTCAAAAGGTGTTTTCTTATTTCCATAAGGATGAAGAAGAATAA